One segment of Stenotrophomonas sp. SAU14A_NAIMI4_8 DNA contains the following:
- the yidA gene encoding sugar-phosphatase, which yields MDMGRRQSTIQLVAIDMDGTLLDPAHKLTARAKQAIAQARALGVHIVLTSGRPVSGLAPFLQELGITGNDDYCIACNGGLVQRIGTRETVVEFPLSFDDFVYCEQVSRQLGVHFQALDGQRLYTTNQDISRYTVIDSHLSHVPLSYRRVQDMEPSMSFIKLMMIDEPDVLDAAITRLPAELTERFAVLKSAPFFLEVFDHRAGKGPSLQRLAEHLGIDRANVMAIGDQENDLTMLQFAGTSVAMGNAIDAVKAVARFETAPNTDEGVARAIERFVLQ from the coding sequence ATGGACATGGGCCGCAGGCAATCGACCATCCAACTGGTCGCCATCGATATGGATGGCACCCTGCTGGACCCGGCGCACAAGCTGACCGCGCGCGCCAAGCAGGCCATTGCACAGGCGCGCGCGCTGGGCGTGCATATCGTGCTGACCAGCGGCCGCCCGGTGTCCGGGCTGGCGCCGTTCCTGCAGGAACTGGGCATCACCGGCAATGACGATTACTGCATTGCCTGCAACGGCGGCCTGGTGCAGCGCATCGGCACGCGCGAAACAGTGGTGGAGTTCCCGCTCAGCTTCGATGACTTCGTGTACTGCGAACAGGTTTCGCGGCAGCTGGGCGTGCATTTCCAGGCGCTGGACGGCCAGCGGCTGTACACCACCAACCAGGACATCAGCCGCTACACCGTCATCGATTCGCACCTGTCCCACGTGCCGCTGTCGTACCGCCGCGTGCAGGACATGGAGCCGTCAATGTCCTTCATCAAACTGATGATGATCGACGAACCCGACGTGCTGGATGCAGCCATTACCCGCCTGCCGGCCGAACTGACCGAACGCTTCGCCGTGTTGAAGAGCGCACCGTTCTTCCTGGAAGTGTTCGACCACCGCGCTGGCAAGGGGCCCAGCCTGCAGCGCCTGGCCGAACACCTGGGCATCGACCGCGCCAACGTGATGGCCATTGGCGATCAGGAAAACGACCTGACCATGCTGCAGTTCGCCGGCACCAGCGTGGCCATGGGCAACGCCATCGACGCAGTGAAGGCGGTGGCGCGTTTTGAAACCGCACCGAACACCGACGAAGGCGTGGCCCGCGCGATCGAGCGCTTCGTGCTGCAGTAA
- a CDS encoding exopolysaccharide biosynthesis protein has protein sequence MTYRAPEATDTAPLAQQIEDLIDGLPGQHIRVGTLLQALGDEGLMLIVILLSAIFLIPVSIPGLSTVFGASILLIGLSRVRDRPLWVPQRLAQKEVATEKLRANLGRALKWVHRMERLSQPMRLAVMVRSKKMMRVNNVALVVATLLLMAPAGPIPFSNTLPALALMSFAIGFIQRDGAAVAAGYAFVVATMVYFGVLLGGVGFAAESVFSGLRGSTAEL, from the coding sequence ATGACCTACCGCGCCCCCGAGGCCACCGACACCGCCCCGCTGGCACAGCAGATTGAAGACCTGATTGACGGCCTGCCCGGCCAGCACATCCGCGTGGGCACCCTGCTGCAGGCCCTGGGCGATGAGGGGCTGATGTTGATCGTGATCCTGCTGTCGGCCATTTTCCTGATTCCGGTATCCATTCCCGGCCTGAGCACGGTGTTTGGTGCGTCCATTCTGTTGATTGGCCTGAGCCGCGTGCGCGACCGGCCGCTGTGGGTGCCGCAGCGCCTGGCGCAGAAGGAAGTGGCCACTGAAAAGCTGCGCGCCAATCTGGGCCGGGCCCTGAAGTGGGTGCATCGCATGGAGCGCCTGTCGCAGCCGATGCGGCTGGCGGTGATGGTGCGCTCGAAGAAGATGATGCGCGTGAACAACGTGGCGCTGGTGGTGGCCACGCTGCTGCTCATGGCCCCGGCCGGGCCGATTCCCTTCAGCAATACGCTGCCCGCGCTGGCACTGATGTCGTTTGCCATCGGCTTCATCCAGCGCGATGGCGCTGCGGTGGCGGCCGGCTATGCCTTCGTGGTGGCCACGATGGTGTACTTCGGCGTACTGCTCGGTGGCGTAGGGTTTGCCGCCGAATCGGTGTTCAGCGGGCTGCGCGGAAGCACCGCCGAGCTGTAG